One genomic segment of Deinococcus depolymerans includes these proteins:
- a CDS encoding transposase yields MTHIQTTTHLKAFRYRLRPTRAQEAALNEQLRLCRNLYNCALQERRDAYRKVGKTVTGYDQMKYLTEIKTALPEYKGVYSQVLQDVLKRLDKAFQAFFRRVKAGQTPGYPRFQGRDRYDSICYPQSGFSVSEKTACFSKIGNIRIRLHRPLEGKVKTATITRDCGEWHVSYVCEVEAQPLPETGSSVGVDVGTTWFCITSDGEFVENPRHFQTAMKKLRVAQRAVSRKRNKRSNRRRKAVQRVAKLHRKVARQRLDFHHKTATKLIRENDLIAHEDLNVSGMGKGNVARSIHDVGWGQFFSLLAVKAECAGRRVIRVDPRYTSQRCNACGHTCRENRVSQSRFRCVACGHVDNADLNAARNILGRAAPTGINVAVVNASVA; encoded by the coding sequence GTGACGCACATCCAGACTACCACGCATCTCAAGGCGTTCAGGTATCGCCTTCGCCCAACCAGAGCGCAGGAAGCTGCGCTGAACGAACAGTTGCGCCTCTGCCGCAACCTGTACAACTGCGCCCTGCAGGAACGTCGGGACGCCTACCGCAAGGTCGGAAAGACCGTGACCGGGTACGACCAGATGAAGTATCTGACGGAAATCAAGACCGCACTGCCGGAGTACAAGGGGGTCTACTCCCAGGTGCTTCAGGACGTTCTCAAGCGGCTGGACAAGGCATTTCAGGCGTTCTTCCGCAGGGTCAAGGCAGGGCAGACCCCCGGCTACCCGCGCTTCCAAGGGCGGGACAGATACGACTCCATCTGCTATCCGCAGTCGGGGTTCAGCGTCTCCGAGAAGACCGCGTGCTTCTCGAAAATCGGCAACATCCGAATCCGGCTGCATCGCCCGCTGGAAGGCAAGGTCAAGACGGCCACCATCACGCGGGACTGCGGGGAGTGGCACGTCAGCTACGTGTGCGAGGTGGAAGCCCAGCCGCTTCCCGAAACGGGAAGCTCGGTGGGCGTGGACGTGGGCACCACATGGTTCTGCATCACCTCCGATGGCGAGTTTGTGGAGAACCCCAGGCACTTTCAGACCGCCATGAAGAAGCTGCGGGTCGCTCAACGAGCAGTCAGCCGCAAGCGAAACAAGCGGAGCAACAGGCGAAGAAAGGCCGTCCAGCGGGTCGCCAAACTGCACCGCAAAGTGGCGCGGCAACGGCTCGACTTTCACCACAAGACCGCTACCAAGTTGATTCGGGAGAACGATTTGATAGCTCACGAAGACCTGAACGTGTCGGGGATGGGCAAGGGCAACGTGGCCCGCAGCATCCACGATGTCGGTTGGGGGCAGTTTTTCTCCCTACTCGCTGTCAAGGCAGAATGCGCCGGACGACGAGTGATTCGCGTAGACCCCCGGTACACCTCGCAGCGGTGCAACGCCTGCGGGCACACCTGTCGGGAGAACCGGGTCAGTCAGTCGCGCTTTCGATGTGTCGCCTGCGGTCATGTGGACAATGCCGACCTGAACGCAGCGCGGAACATCCTGGGGCGGGCCGCCCCAACAGGCATCAACGTAGCGGTAGTCAACGCAAGCGTTGCCTGA
- a CDS encoding replication initiator protein A, translating to MTLLHRASEKRSLPRHIDELNLARLGLISMQSRVGAGSTSWKDEYGEGDERMSVKCIGTPQYLVPFGLDNDIIGILCLFAAQGFPATNAVTGTANHFLRASGLDTSGRYHRNLHGSLMRLSHTNSHIERGWHDGKRYRTVIFRHLHEIMFDTGQSGGTIDQDSMITVVLPPIIAESLRRGFLKPLSSGILGELTQPTARALYRLLDGHRHTLDAPSERLQEFKVGLLEWGRKARILNLSPDKIRRVLDPAHDELLRAHYLASVTYHGRGQNQSVHYRKECGRKAQGFNPGMDSPRLPQGRPC from the coding sequence AGCGTTCGCTGCCCCGGCACATCGACGAACTGAACCTCGCCCGCCTCGGGCTGATCAGCATGCAAAGCCGTGTAGGCGCGGGCAGTACGTCCTGGAAAGACGAGTACGGAGAGGGCGACGAGCGCATGAGCGTGAAATGCATCGGTACGCCGCAGTACCTTGTTCCGTTCGGCCTGGACAACGACATCATCGGCATCCTGTGCCTGTTCGCAGCGCAAGGATTTCCAGCCACCAACGCAGTGACGGGTACCGCCAACCACTTCCTGCGCGCCTCCGGACTGGACACATCCGGGCGGTACCACAGAAACCTGCACGGATCGCTGATGCGGCTATCTCACACCAACTCTCACATCGAGCGCGGCTGGCATGACGGCAAACGGTACCGGACCGTGATTTTCCGGCACCTGCATGAAATTATGTTCGACACTGGCCAGTCCGGCGGCACCATCGATCAGGACAGCATGATCACTGTCGTGCTACCGCCGATCATCGCGGAGAGCCTTCGCCGTGGCTTTCTCAAACCGCTGAGTTCCGGGATACTGGGCGAACTGACACAGCCCACCGCCCGGGCCTTATACCGCCTCCTGGACGGCCACCGTCATACCCTCGACGCACCCAGCGAACGCCTGCAGGAGTTCAAAGTCGGCCTTCTGGAATGGGGCCGCAAAGCCCGCATCCTGAACCTGAGCCCGGATAAAATCCGCCGCGTCCTCGACCCTGCGCATGACGAACTGCTGCGGGCGCACTACCTTGCGTCGGTCACGTACCATGGACGCGGCCAGAATCAGAGCGTGCATTACAGAAAAGAGTGTGGGCGGAAAGCCCAGGGTTTTAACCCTGGGATGGATAGCCCACGCCTCCCGCAAGGGAGGCCGTGCTGA